TCCGAGACGTGCTCGAGCGACTTCATGTACTCGGCCCACTCGACGGGGAGCAGCGCCTTCTTTCGGGTGTTGCAGTCCTTGCAGGCGGGGACGACGTTGCCACGTGCGCTGCGCCCGCCCCGGCCGAGCGGCACCAGGTGATCCATGGTCAGCGCGCGCGGGCCGACCTGGCGGCGGCAGTAGTAGCAGATACCCGTGGCGAGGCGGCGCTTCCACCACTGGCTCTGGCGCAGCTCGCGCGCCCGCGCGCGCTCG
The nucleotide sequence above comes from Candidatus Methylomirabilota bacterium. Encoded proteins:
- a CDS encoding HNH endonuclease, which encodes MSEFYAPTDPDELKRERARARELRQSQWWKRRLATGICYYCRRQVGPRALTMDHLVPLGRGGRSARGNVVPACKDCNTRKKALLPVEWAEYMKSLEHVSED